From a single Ascaphus truei isolate aAscTru1 chromosome 2, aAscTru1.hap1, whole genome shotgun sequence genomic region:
- the LOC142488830 gene encoding uncharacterized protein LOC142488830 — protein sequence MWDTIVIGVNACGNHVRDKRKCHKRFDDIRSKLKKKIQHQRMHATGTGGGPTPQRLILSPLEELLRAKLLPVVVEGLPGDRDIGIYPSQFPPVAPEGHVSPETEQVSSPGSASSTHLEEHDEEDFDDDDDDDAAAAAIDTQIQASDHEEVPIETVLPPKRPANTTYDAIVASEGKIVEAENRRHSDLMTVLERMIALQEETVSQLAHLHRVFIEVPKQLQKINTSFEALVVQQTQANYWRMTNVPRFNTSQAGSVHAGQFSPHSSDIHSPGPNVTGQVADIAVQFPDDILPLPSVQIQQQTPTKEATKTKQDTHETDQPSLVQCLPTCSHVSVGTSPVREQSLPKSPVGESLPKSPVGESLPKSPVGESLPKSPVGESLPKSPVGESLPKSPVGESLATSPVGEQSLPKSPVGESLPTSPAREVPEATQSGSAVPKVGGKRKRKIQETTSRPVTRSQKEQKK from the exons atgtgggacacaatagtcattggtgtcaatgcgtgtgggaatcatgtgagggacaagcggaaatgtcacaagagatttgatgatattaggtccaaattgaaaaagaaaatacaacaccaacgcatgcatgctactggcactggaggtgggcccacaccacaacgtctcatattaagtccattggaggagctgcttcgggcaaaattacttcccgtcgtcgtggaaggcttacctggtgaccgtgatataggaatttacccctcacaatttccaccag ttgcccctgaaggacatgtgtcacctgagactgaacaagtgtcttcacctgggtcagccagctcaacacacctagaag aacatgatgaagaggattttgatgatgatgatgatgatgatgccgccgccgccgccatagacacacaaatacaagcaagtgaccatgaagaggttccaattgaaactgttttaccgccaaaacgtccagcaaataccacatatgatgcaattgtagcttctgagggaaaaattgtggaagcagaaaatcgtcgccattctgacctgatgacagtgctggaaaggatgattgcactgcaggaagaaacagtttcacaattggcacatctccacagagtcttcattgaagtgcctaaacagttgcaaaaaatcaacacctcattcgaagcattagttgttcagcaaacacaagctaattactggagaatgactaatgtaccacgattcaacacctcacaggcaggatctgttcatgcaggtcagttttcaccacattcatctgatattcattcaccaggcccaaatgttaccggtcaagtagcagacattgctgtgcagtttcctgatgacatcctaccgctgccatctgtacaaattcagcagcagacacctacaaaggaggcgacaaaaacaaaacaagacacacatgaaacagaccaaccatcacttgtgcagtgtctaccaacttgctcacatgtgtcagtgggcacaagccctgtccgtgaacagtcactacccaaaagccctgtaggtgaatcactgcccaaaagccctgtaggtgaatcactgcccaaaagccctgtaggtgaatcactgcccaaaagccctgtaggtgaatcactgcccaaaagccctgtaggtgaatcactgcccaaaagccctgtaggtgaatcactggccacaagccccgtaggtgaacagtcactgcccaaaagccctgtaggtgagtcactgcccacaagccctgcccgtgaagtgccagaggccactcaaagtggctctgctgtgcctaaagttggtggcaaaagaaaaaggaaaattcaagagacaacaagcaggcctgttactcgctcgcaaaaggaacaaaaaaaataa